From Pseudarthrobacter equi, a single genomic window includes:
- a CDS encoding MFS transporter, translating to MNKTAEPQATAANVTHWRNAVVVAYGASGLAFASWVSRLPAIRDALDLTPGNVGVLLLCLTLGSFASVSASGLIVLRLGSKQTIRTGSIMVGFGLLLAGLGTSVFASPVVTAAGLAVIGLGTGSWNTASNVEGAAVERAVGRHIMPRLHGAFSLGTVAGAGLGAAAAAVSLPVAWHLGAAGLVVAVSVATAASWFRADITPVAGERTYTPDHFEDPTTGPIPLITAGEGEAPLDNKRKIAQAWRDRRTLLLGVLVLGLALAEGAAGDWVALALADGHGQSDAAGAAGYGLFVTFMTIGRFAGTLVLDRYGRVPVMRWCAALAVLGLGLFVFAPVPWLAFIGLAIWGLGASLGFPVGMSAAADDPAKAAARVSVVSTIGYGAFLCGPPLLGLLAEHVGILHSLLAVMVMLAVSFFLSPVARKPAGIA from the coding sequence TTGAACAAAACGGCAGAACCACAAGCCACAGCGGCCAACGTCACCCACTGGCGCAACGCCGTCGTAGTGGCCTACGGCGCCAGCGGCCTCGCCTTCGCGTCCTGGGTGTCCCGGCTACCGGCCATCCGTGACGCCCTGGACCTGACCCCGGGCAACGTGGGCGTCCTGCTGCTCTGCCTGACCCTGGGCTCGTTTGCGTCGGTGTCTGCCTCGGGGCTGATCGTGCTCCGGCTGGGCTCCAAGCAGACCATCCGGACCGGCAGCATCATGGTGGGCTTCGGCCTGCTGCTCGCCGGCCTGGGCACCTCCGTGTTTGCCAGTCCCGTGGTCACCGCGGCGGGGCTGGCCGTTATCGGGCTGGGCACCGGAAGCTGGAACACCGCCTCGAACGTGGAGGGCGCTGCCGTGGAACGGGCGGTGGGCCGGCACATCATGCCCCGGCTGCACGGTGCCTTCAGCCTGGGGACCGTTGCGGGTGCGGGCCTGGGGGCTGCCGCAGCCGCGGTATCCCTTCCGGTGGCCTGGCACCTCGGCGCGGCAGGCCTGGTGGTCGCCGTATCGGTGGCGACCGCGGCGTCCTGGTTCCGGGCGGACATCACCCCGGTCGCGGGGGAGCGGACCTACACCCCTGACCACTTCGAGGACCCCACTACCGGGCCCATTCCCCTCATCACCGCCGGTGAAGGGGAGGCCCCACTCGACAACAAACGCAAGATCGCCCAGGCCTGGCGCGACCGGAGGACGCTTCTCCTGGGTGTCCTGGTGCTGGGCCTGGCCCTGGCCGAAGGTGCGGCGGGGGACTGGGTGGCCCTCGCGCTGGCGGACGGGCACGGGCAAAGCGACGCCGCCGGAGCCGCCGGGTACGGGCTGTTCGTCACGTTCATGACCATCGGCCGGTTCGCCGGAACCCTTGTCCTGGACCGCTACGGCAGGGTCCCGGTGATGCGCTGGTGCGCTGCGCTGGCGGTCCTGGGGCTGGGACTGTTCGTCTTCGCGCCGGTGCCGTGGCTCGCCTTCATTGGCCTCGCCATCTGGGGGCTCGGTGCCTCGCTGGGGTTCCCCGTGGGCATGTCCGCCGCGGCCGACGACCCCGCCAAAGCCGCCGCCAGGGTCTCCGTAGTCTCCACCATCGGCTACGGCGCGTTCCTGTGCGGACCGCCGCTGCTGGGCCTGCTGGCCGAGCATGTGGGCATCCTGCATTCGCTGCTGGCCGTCATGGTGATGCTGGCCGTCAGCTTCTTCCTTTCGCCGGTGGCCCGGAAGCCCGCAGGGATTGCCTAG
- a CDS encoding MaoC family dehydratase, whose protein sequence is MSPSITELAAGQEIGSRTVEVTRTDLVKYAGASGDFNPIHWNEAFATGVELPGVIAHGMFTMGSAVQLVTDWAGDPAAVVDFQTRFTKPVLVTDTTGTAEPGATIEVSGTIGKLDAEAGTARVDLTVTAAGQKVLMKAQAVVKLS, encoded by the coding sequence ATGAGCCCCAGCATCACCGAGCTTGCAGCCGGCCAGGAGATCGGCAGCCGCACCGTCGAGGTCACCCGCACGGACCTGGTCAAGTACGCAGGCGCCTCCGGCGACTTCAACCCCATCCACTGGAACGAGGCCTTCGCCACCGGCGTCGAACTGCCCGGCGTCATCGCCCACGGCATGTTCACCATGGGCTCGGCCGTCCAGCTGGTGACCGACTGGGCAGGCGACCCGGCGGCCGTCGTCGATTTCCAGACCCGCTTCACCAAGCCCGTCCTGGTCACCGACACCACCGGCACCGCCGAGCCCGGCGCCACCATTGAGGTCAGCGGAACCATCGGAAAGCTCGACGCCGAGGCGGGCACCGCCCGCGTGGACCTCACCGTCACCGCGGCCGGGCAAAAGGTCCTGATGAAGGCCCAGGCCGTCGTCAAGCTCTCCTAG
- a CDS encoding FAS1-like dehydratase domain-containing protein has protein sequence MTINPDLQGRSYPAAEVYDVGREKIREFARAVKATHPAHFDVDAATALGHRDLVAPPTFAIIIAQRADAQLIEDPEAGIDFSRVVHADQRFIHHRPIFAGDRLVAELHVDGVRAMGGGAMITTRSEIFAVGDGDAREQVTTTTSSILVRGEGQ, from the coding sequence ATGACTATCAATCCGGATCTGCAGGGCCGGAGCTACCCTGCCGCAGAGGTGTACGACGTCGGCCGCGAGAAGATCCGCGAGTTCGCCCGGGCGGTCAAGGCTACCCATCCCGCACACTTCGACGTGGACGCCGCCACGGCACTGGGCCACCGCGACCTCGTGGCACCGCCCACCTTCGCCATCATCATCGCCCAGCGCGCCGACGCCCAGCTCATTGAGGATCCGGAAGCGGGCATCGACTTCTCCCGCGTGGTCCACGCAGACCAGCGCTTCATCCACCACCGTCCCATCTTCGCCGGCGACCGGCTCGTGGCCGAACTGCACGTGGACGGCGTCCGCGCCATGGGCGGTGGCGCCATGATCACCACCCGCTCCGAAATCTTCGCCGTCGGCGACGGTGACGCCCGCGAGCAGGTCACCACCACCACGTCATCCATCCTGGTCCGCGGAGAGGGACAGTAA
- a CDS encoding DUF3188 domain-containing protein: MLNEFWATAPTSYKVMVFSAMGLIAVGIILNLVGNTSGNQGLAMASLPLIGLGLVLHVVGMVVRGQSIRKNLRR; this comes from the coding sequence GTGCTGAACGAATTCTGGGCCACCGCGCCAACCTCCTACAAAGTCATGGTCTTCAGCGCCATGGGCCTGATCGCCGTCGGCATCATCCTGAACCTCGTGGGCAACACCAGCGGCAACCAGGGCCTGGCGATGGCATCCCTGCCGCTGATCGGCCTGGGCCTGGTCCTGCACGTGGTGGGCATGGTGGTCCGCGGCCAGTCGATCCGCAAGAACCTCCGCCGCTAG